In the genome of Geotrypetes seraphini chromosome 16, aGeoSer1.1, whole genome shotgun sequence, one region contains:
- the LOC117349936 gene encoding disintegrin and metalloproteinase domain-containing protein 15-like: MLLASCHSAFHILPALSVQGTAFDRPAPPSRPLPDDPVPRKSQPQVPVKPPPPKKPLPSDPATQDQEELLSAVPIYTPQAVVFPSRPVPPPPTATAIGGSLQAQQV; the protein is encoded by the exons ATGCTCCTGGCTTCCTGCCACTCTGCTTTTCACATTCTTCCCGCTCTGTCTGTCCAGGGCACAGCTTTTGACAGGCCTGCCCCACCCTCAAGACCTCTGCCAGATGACCCCGTGCCAAGGAAGTCTCAG CCTCAAGTTCCTGTGAAACCACCTCCCCCAAAGAAGCCCCTGCCCTCGGACCCGGCGACCCAAGACCAAGAAGAGCTGCTTTCTGCCGTGCCCATATACACGCCTCAGGCAGTAGTGTTCCCTTCCAG GCCGGTGCCTCCTCCGCCTACAGCCACAGCCATTGGTGGGAGCCTCCAGGCGCAGCAAGTGTAA